Proteins from a genomic interval of Caldicellulosiruptor diazotrophicus:
- the ffh gene encoding signal recognition particle protein: MFSSLSEKLQDVFKKLRGKGKLTEKDIKEAMKEVKLALLEADVNYKVVKDFINTVTQKAVGEEVLESLTPAQQVIKIVYDEMVNLLGGSDTKLTFSPSGFSIYMMVGLQGSGKTTTAGKLAGLLKKQGKNPLLVACDIYRPAAIKQLEVVAQKAGVKCFANYNSKDAVKIAKEGIEFAKASRCDVTIVDTAGRLHINQELMDELVAIKNAIKPTEILLVLDAMTGQDAVNVAAAFNEQLGIDGIIMTKLDGDTRGGAALSVKAITGKPIKFAGIGEKMEDLEVFHPDRMASRILGMGDILTLIEKAQEAIDQKKAEELEKKLRSMQFTLEDFLDQLRQIKKMGPLSQIISMIPGVKLKGDVDFDAGEKELKKIEAIINSMTKEERQDPSIINSSRKRRIAMGSGTTVQDVNRLLKQFEDMKRMMKQFSNPSFAKKGKLRFPFM, from the coding sequence ATGTTTAGTAGTCTTTCTGAAAAACTGCAGGATGTATTTAAAAAGCTGAGAGGTAAAGGCAAGCTTACAGAAAAAGATATCAAAGAGGCAATGAAAGAGGTAAAGCTTGCGCTATTAGAGGCTGATGTAAACTACAAAGTGGTAAAAGATTTTATCAACACTGTGACACAAAAGGCTGTGGGAGAAGAAGTTTTAGAAAGCCTTACTCCTGCCCAGCAGGTAATAAAGATTGTATACGACGAGATGGTAAACCTTCTTGGTGGAAGTGACACAAAACTTACATTTTCACCAAGCGGATTTTCTATCTATATGATGGTGGGGCTTCAAGGTTCTGGTAAGACCACCACAGCTGGAAAGCTTGCTGGGCTTTTAAAAAAGCAGGGCAAGAACCCTTTGCTTGTTGCCTGTGATATATACAGACCTGCTGCAATAAAGCAATTAGAGGTTGTTGCACAAAAGGCTGGAGTAAAATGTTTTGCAAATTACAACAGCAAAGATGCTGTTAAGATAGCAAAGGAAGGCATCGAGTTTGCCAAAGCAAGCAGATGCGATGTTACCATTGTTGACACTGCAGGAAGACTTCATATAAATCAAGAACTTATGGACGAGCTGGTTGCAATCAAAAATGCAATAAAGCCCACAGAAATTTTGCTTGTATTAGATGCCATGACAGGACAAGATGCTGTGAATGTTGCTGCAGCTTTCAATGAGCAGCTTGGCATAGATGGAATTATTATGACAAAGCTTGACGGTGATACACGAGGCGGAGCTGCACTTTCTGTCAAGGCAATAACTGGTAAGCCTATAAAGTTTGCCGGTATTGGCGAGAAGATGGAAGATTTAGAGGTTTTTCATCCCGACAGGATGGCTTCACGAATACTTGGAATGGGAGACATTTTGACTTTAATAGAGAAAGCTCAGGAAGCTATTGACCAAAAAAAGGCTGAGGAGCTTGAAAAAAAGCTCAGAAGTATGCAGTTTACTCTTGAAGATTTTTTAGACCAGCTAAGGCAAATAAAGAAAATGGGGCCTTTATCTCAGATTATTTCCATGATACCTGGCGTTAAATTAAAAGGTGATGTGGATTTTGATGCTGGCGAAAAGGAACTTAAAAAAATAGAAGCAATCATAAATTCCATGACAAAAGAAGAACGCCAAGACCCAAGCATTATTAATTCCAGCAGAAAAAGAAGAATTGCTATGGGTTCAGGTACCACTGTTCAGGATGTAAACAGACTTCTGAAACAGTTTGAGGATATGAAGAGAATGATGAAGCAATTTTCAAATCCCAGCTTTGCCAAGAAAGGAAAACTTAGATTTCCTTTCATGTAA
- the ylxM gene encoding YlxM family DNA-binding protein, with product MQQENKVYLSLLYDFYKDFLTERQKKIIELYVNEDLTLGEISKELGISRQGVFDAFRKAELALKRYEAKLKLADRYYKNRSIIEEVLQKLRRIYERYKDEEIMNIINSIQEWQEDV from the coding sequence ATGCAGCAAGAAAATAAGGTATATTTGAGCCTTCTTTACGATTTTTATAAGGACTTTTTGACCGAAAGACAAAAAAAGATTATAGAACTGTATGTAAATGAAGATTTAACTTTGGGAGAGATATCAAAAGAACTTGGCATATCACGGCAGGGTGTTTTTGATGCATTTAGAAAAGCAGAATTAGCTTTAAAAAGGTACGAGGCAAAGCTGAAGTTGGCGGACAGGTATTATAAAAACAGGAGCATAATTGAAGAGGTCCTACAGAAACTAAGGAGAATATACGAAAGATACAAAGATGAAGAGATTATGAACATAATAAATAGTATTCAGGAGTGGCAAGAAGATGTTTAG
- the rplS gene encoding 50S ribosomal protein L19 — MDIIREIESEMLRKDIPDFKPGDTVRVYFKVIEGGRERVQAFEGLVIKRRGKGLSETFTVRRISYGVGVERVFPLHSPRLEKIEVIRRGKVRRSKLYYIREKIGKAAKIKELVQQPNNKENNNTEETNA, encoded by the coding sequence ATGGATATAATCAGAGAAATTGAAAGTGAAATGCTAAGAAAAGATATCCCTGATTTCAAACCTGGTGACACAGTAAGAGTTTACTTTAAGGTTATTGAAGGTGGAAGAGAAAGAGTGCAAGCTTTCGAAGGGCTTGTCATAAAAAGAAGAGGAAAAGGACTATCTGAAACTTTCACAGTTAGAAGAATTTCGTATGGTGTTGGTGTTGAAAGAGTATTTCCTCTTCATTCACCAAGACTTGAGAAGATTGAAGTTATAAGAAGAGGTAAAGTAAGAAGATCAAAACTCTATTACATCAGAGAAAAGATAGGTAAGGCTGCAAAGATTAAAGAGCTTGTTCAGCAGCCAAACAATAAAGAGAATAACAATACAGAAGAGACTAATGCTTAA
- the rimM gene encoding ribosome maturation factor RimM (Essential for efficient processing of 16S rRNA): MYKYLQVGKIVNTFGLKGEVKVIPLTDEVDRFSELEYVLLEDNLSTKLTIERYRVKDNIVIIKFKEISSIDEAQKLKNRYIVIERERAKKLPKDTYFICDIIGLEVYDLDGRKLGRIKDVLKTGSNDVYICDSYIGKKDLLIPALKDIVKEVNVKKGYMKIKVVEGLLD; this comes from the coding sequence ATGTATAAGTACCTCCAGGTTGGCAAGATTGTAAACACTTTTGGACTTAAAGGTGAAGTGAAGGTAATACCTCTTACAGATGAGGTTGACAGGTTTTCTGAGCTTGAATATGTTCTTTTAGAAGATAACCTTTCAACAAAGCTCACAATTGAGAGGTATAGAGTAAAAGATAATATTGTGATTATTAAGTTCAAGGAAATCTCCAGCATAGATGAAGCACAAAAGCTGAAAAACAGGTATATAGTTATAGAAAGAGAAAGAGCCAAAAAACTGCCGAAAGACACCTATTTTATATGCGATATCATTGGGCTTGAAGTGTATGATTTAGATGGCAGAAAACTGGGTAGAATAAAGGATGTTTTGAAAACTGGCAGCAACGATGTCTACATTTGCGACAGCTATATAGGAAAGAAAGATTTACTGATTCCTGCATTGAAAGACATTGTAAAAGAGGTTAATGTCAAAAAGGGATATATGAAAATAAAGGTTGTTGAAGGGTTGTTAGATTGA
- a CDS encoding ribonuclease HII, translating to MRLSEDENYFEIEEKLLREGYRFICGVDEAGRGPLAGPVFAAAVVMDRKRIIEGVRDSKKLTPKKREKLFEEIIKESIAYSVEMVDSKIIDEININNATFLAMKNAIENLKIEPDIVLVDGYEIPNLGFNQRAIIKGDRKSYSIACASILAKVSRDRYIVEISSKYPLYKFEKHKGYGTKEHIEILQKLGPCEIHRISFLKNILSL from the coding sequence ATGAGGTTGTCAGAAGATGAAAACTATTTTGAAATAGAAGAGAAACTTTTGAGAGAAGGTTATAGATTTATTTGCGGAGTTGATGAGGCAGGAAGAGGACCTTTGGCAGGACCTGTTTTTGCTGCAGCGGTTGTAATGGACAGAAAAAGGATAATTGAAGGTGTGAGGGACTCAAAAAAGTTGACTCCTAAAAAGAGAGAAAAACTCTTTGAGGAGATAATAAAAGAGAGTATAGCGTATTCAGTTGAGATGGTGGATAGCAAAATCATAGATGAGATAAACATAAACAATGCAACTTTTTTGGCCATGAAGAATGCTATTGAAAACTTAAAAATTGAGCCCGACATAGTGTTAGTAGATGGCTATGAAATTCCGAACCTGGGCTTTAATCAAAGGGCTATCATAAAAGGTGACAGAAAATCCTACTCTATTGCCTGTGCGTCCATCTTAGCAAAGGTTTCAAGAGACAGATATATAGTAGAGATTTCTTCAAAGTACCCACTTTATAAATTTGAAAAACACAAAGGATATGGCACAAAAGAGCACATAGAAATTTTGCAAAAACTTGGTCCATGTGAAATTCATAGGATTTCGTTTTTAAAAAATATTCTTTCTCTTTAA
- the trmD gene encoding tRNA (guanosine(37)-N1)-methyltransferase TrmD produces MVFKVLTLFPEVILTATNYSILKKAQQKGLIKIETINIRDFTMDKHKRTDDYPYGGGFGMVMTAQPIIDAYESIKPAKPHRVIYLTPQGKTYTQRYAEQLSKEEEIVIICGHYEGIDQRVIDMIVTDEISIGDYVLTGGEYAALVVIDSVSRLVKGVIEEKSAQEESFSTGLLEYPQYTRPFEFRGQKVPEILLCGDHDKIRKWRRYQSLLKTIKNRPDLLENFKLTDEDREFLIKYCETQKIVL; encoded by the coding sequence ATGGTATTCAAAGTTTTAACTTTATTTCCAGAAGTGATTTTGACTGCGACAAATTATAGCATCTTAAAAAAAGCTCAGCAAAAAGGGTTGATAAAGATAGAAACAATTAATATACGAGATTTTACCATGGATAAGCACAAGAGGACAGATGACTATCCGTACGGCGGCGGGTTTGGAATGGTTATGACTGCCCAGCCAATAATTGATGCATATGAGAGTATAAAACCAGCCAAACCTCACAGAGTTATTTATCTTACACCTCAAGGCAAAACATATACTCAGCGCTATGCAGAGCAGCTGTCAAAAGAAGAAGAGATTGTAATAATATGTGGGCACTATGAAGGAATTGACCAAAGAGTAATTGACATGATTGTGACAGATGAGATTTCTATAGGAGACTATGTTTTGACTGGAGGAGAGTATGCTGCGCTTGTGGTAATTGATTCAGTTTCGCGCCTTGTAAAGGGTGTTATTGAAGAAAAGTCAGCTCAAGAAGAGAGTTTTTCAACAGGGCTATTGGAATATCCGCAGTATACAAGGCCGTTTGAATTCAGAGGTCAAAAAGTTCCTGAGATACTTTTGTGCGGAGACCATGATAAGATAAGAAAGTGGAGAAGGTACCAGAGCTTACTGAAAACAATAAAAAACAGACCTGATTTGCTTGAAAACTTTAAACTTACCGACGAAGACAGAGAATTTTTAATAAAATATTGTGAGACGCAAAAAATTGTGTTATAA
- a CDS encoding dipicolinate synthase subunit B: protein MDLHNLKIGFAITGSFCTFDQIIPEIEKLKKQGAIITPILSEKVQTTDTRYGKADEVVKRIVSICGNPPITNIVEAEPVGPKKLFDVLVVAPATGNFIAKLANGIVDETPVMCAKAHLRNQRPVVVAISTNDALGLNCKNIAILLNTKNIYFVPFRQDDPLEKPNSLVAEYTLLIPTIVESLSGKQIQPLLLCPGVKK from the coding sequence ATGGATTTGCACAATTTGAAAATTGGGTTTGCTATTACAGGGTCGTTCTGTACATTTGATCAAATAATACCTGAAATTGAAAAACTAAAAAAACAGGGTGCAATTATAACACCAATACTCAGTGAAAAAGTTCAGACAACAGATACACGCTATGGAAAAGCAGACGAAGTTGTGAAGAGAATAGTTTCCATTTGTGGAAACCCACCAATTACAAATATTGTAGAAGCAGAACCTGTCGGTCCAAAGAAACTCTTTGATGTACTGGTTGTTGCACCTGCAACAGGTAACTTTATCGCCAAACTTGCAAATGGAATTGTTGATGAAACTCCTGTTATGTGCGCAAAAGCGCACCTTAGAAATCAAAGACCGGTGGTTGTTGCGATATCTACAAACGATGCGCTTGGTCTTAACTGCAAAAATATTGCTATTCTTCTTAACACAAAAAACATCTACTTTGTTCCATTTAGACAGGATGACCCTTTAGAAAAACCTAATTCACTTGTTGCAGAGTACACTCTTCTAATTCCCACAATAGTTGAATCACTTTCTGGTAAACAAATTCAGCCGCTTTTGTTATGCCCAGGTGTAAAAAAATGA
- the dpsA gene encoding dipicolinate synthase subunit DpsA, with product MGKHIGVIGGDQRILILAESLVDNGFNVLLWATDKSKVFNSPNINFAKNLDEVIEKSKVVIGPIPFTQDGKYIFAPLSQYSIEIQNLIDKLSGKRIILIASVIPENVKNLCKEKDVIFFDLYEKEELAILNAIPTVEGCLMIAIDKMPITLHSSNVLILGYGRIGKVLTKVLRGFEANIYVASRKSSDLTWCKAFGFLPARLCDIAEYVNKMDLIINTIPAMVVTKEVIDRIKSNTLIIDLASKPGGVDFEYARKKGIEVVHALSLPGKVAPVTAAKYLSEVLLGLLEEIWG from the coding sequence ATGGGGAAACATATAGGTGTCATTGGTGGAGACCAAAGGATTTTAATTTTGGCTGAAAGCTTAGTTGATAATGGATTTAATGTTTTGCTTTGGGCAACAGATAAAAGCAAAGTGTTTAATAGTCCAAATATAAACTTTGCAAAAAATTTGGATGAAGTTATTGAAAAGTCTAAGGTAGTAATAGGACCAATTCCCTTCACACAAGATGGAAAGTATATATTTGCGCCTCTTTCACAATATTCCATAGAGATACAAAATTTAATAGATAAGTTGTCTGGCAAAAGGATTATCCTAATTGCAAGTGTTATTCCTGAAAATGTAAAAAATCTTTGTAAAGAAAAAGATGTAATATTTTTTGACCTATATGAAAAAGAAGAGCTTGCAATACTAAACGCAATTCCTACTGTTGAAGGGTGTTTGATGATTGCAATTGATAAGATGCCAATTACCCTTCACTCTTCGAATGTCTTAATTCTTGGATATGGAAGGATAGGCAAAGTCCTTACAAAGGTCTTGAGAGGATTTGAAGCAAACATATATGTGGCTTCAAGGAAAAGCTCAGATCTTACATGGTGCAAAGCATTTGGTTTTTTGCCAGCCCGCCTGTGCGATATAGCAGAGTATGTAAATAAAATGGATTTGATTATTAATACCATTCCTGCTATGGTTGTTACGAAAGAAGTAATAGATAGGATAAAAAGTAACACTCTTATAATTGACCTTGCCTCAAAACCGGGTGGAGTGGACTTCGAATATGCAAGGAAAAAAGGTATTGAAGTGGTACATGCGCTTTCACTTCCTGGCAAAGTGGCACCAGTTACTGCTGCTAAATATCTATCTGAAGTGCTGTTAGGTTTGCTGGAAGAAATCTGGGGGTGA
- a CDS encoding FtsK/SpoIIIE family DNA translocase has protein sequence MRAKAVSKKKRYKIKKEVFDRLNAEVYGTFLLFITLFFVFSVLTDKVGIVGEFIKKTLLGCFGIGVFIILAFMFYVSLDSILRRPKVFDKRDVVVFTYILLIFMIFTTFIQSNIKTSDSFIKFLKDAYFDGLNFKGFGVFGVGVTYPFVSLFGFTGTLIICFSMLIIMSMIVFSFSIRGLLKKRTINNIRQDEKMIEETTEEESIKLKTDVLHNFNIDVETEEKKSEEVPIKLSKKSRKDIKTADKKRFLPSSDQYLYPPIDYLRKPTDNLQISKKDINENVRKLEETLKNFGIEAQVTEVNIGPTITRYELQPGQGVKVSRIVNLSDDIALALAAPSVRIEAPIPNKSAIGIEIPNKEPKPVYIRELIESPDFYTLQYKIPFAIGKDVAGSPVISDITKMPHLLIAGATGSGKSVCINSLIISILYRCMPDEVKLILIDPKVVELSLYNGIPHLLIPVVTDTKKAANALAWAVGEMTNRYKLFAQAGVRDVIGYNKWCEENRQDKLPYIVIIIDELADLMMVSPAEVEDSICRLAQMARAAGMHLVVATQRPSVDVITGLIKANIPSRIAFAVSSQVDSRTILDQAGAEKLLGRGDMLYLPIGLVKPMRVQGAYVSESEVEKIVEFLKQNFNIEYNQEVIEEINSKVLDVKDDKADELLIKAIQLVVEAQNVSTSFLQRKLRVGYSRAARLIDQMEERGIISKMDSTGKRQVLITKEQFDEMLMNME, from the coding sequence ATGAGAGCAAAGGCAGTATCGAAAAAGAAGAGATATAAGATAAAAAAAGAGGTTTTTGACAGATTAAATGCTGAGGTGTATGGGACTTTTTTGCTTTTTATCACCCTATTTTTTGTTTTTTCAGTTTTAACAGATAAAGTAGGAATAGTTGGTGAATTTATCAAGAAAACTTTGTTAGGATGTTTTGGGATTGGTGTTTTTATAATACTTGCTTTCATGTTCTATGTATCACTTGATTCAATTTTAAGAAGACCAAAAGTGTTTGACAAGAGGGATGTGGTAGTATTTACTTATATACTTCTTATATTCATGATTTTTACCACCTTTATTCAATCGAATATAAAAACTTCAGATTCATTTATAAAGTTTTTAAAAGATGCATACTTTGATGGTTTGAATTTCAAGGGTTTTGGCGTGTTTGGTGTTGGTGTTACATATCCTTTTGTATCGTTGTTTGGTTTTACTGGTACATTAATTATTTGTTTTTCTATGCTTATAATTATGAGTATGATTGTTTTCAGTTTTTCTATAAGAGGTTTATTAAAAAAAAGGACAATTAATAATATTCGGCAAGATGAAAAGATGATAGAAGAAACTACAGAAGAAGAGAGTATAAAACTAAAAACTGATGTTTTGCACAATTTCAATATTGACGTTGAAACTGAAGAAAAAAAAAGTGAGGAAGTTCCTATAAAATTGTCCAAAAAAAGCAGGAAAGATATTAAAACTGCGGATAAAAAAAGGTTTTTGCCTTCAAGCGACCAATATCTTTATCCTCCCATTGATTATCTCAGAAAACCGACTGATAACTTGCAGATTTCAAAAAAAGATATCAATGAAAATGTAAGAAAGCTTGAAGAAACATTAAAAAACTTTGGAATTGAAGCTCAGGTGACAGAAGTAAATATAGGGCCAACAATTACAAGATACGAACTGCAACCTGGGCAAGGTGTAAAGGTAAGCAGAATTGTCAATCTTTCTGATGACATTGCTCTTGCACTGGCAGCACCATCTGTTAGAATTGAGGCACCAATTCCAAACAAGTCTGCAATAGGGATAGAAATCCCAAACAAAGAACCAAAACCTGTTTATATAAGAGAGCTGATTGAAAGTCCAGATTTTTATACACTGCAGTACAAGATACCATTTGCCATAGGAAAAGACGTTGCAGGAAGTCCTGTGATATCGGATATAACAAAAATGCCTCACCTTTTGATTGCAGGTGCAACAGGATCAGGTAAAAGTGTGTGTATAAATTCGCTTATAATTAGCATTCTTTACAGGTGTATGCCTGATGAGGTAAAACTGATTTTAATTGACCCAAAGGTTGTTGAGCTGAGTCTGTACAATGGCATACCCCACCTTTTAATACCTGTTGTGACAGATACAAAAAAAGCTGCAAACGCACTTGCTTGGGCAGTGGGTGAGATGACAAATAGATACAAGCTTTTTGCCCAGGCAGGAGTGAGAGATGTTATCGGCTATAACAAGTGGTGTGAAGAAAATAGACAAGATAAGCTTCCGTATATAGTAATTATTATAGATGAGCTTGCCGACCTTATGATGGTATCACCTGCTGAGGTTGAAGATAGTATATGCAGACTTGCACAGATGGCACGAGCAGCAGGTATGCATCTTGTTGTTGCAACACAAAGACCTTCTGTAGATGTTATCACTGGTCTTATAAAGGCAAATATTCCGTCGCGAATAGCCTTTGCTGTGTCATCCCAAGTTGATTCACGCACTATTTTAGATCAAGCGGGTGCTGAAAAACTATTGGGAAGGGGTGATATGCTCTATCTTCCAATAGGTTTGGTAAAACCAATGAGAGTCCAAGGTGCGTATGTTTCTGAAAGCGAAGTTGAGAAAATTGTTGAGTTTTTAAAACAGAACTTTAACATTGAGTACAATCAGGAAGTGATTGAAGAGATAAACAGCAAGGTTTTGGATGTTAAAGATGACAAGGCTGACGAACTTTTGATAAAGGCTATCCAGCTTGTAGTGGAAGCTCAGAACGTCTCAACTTCATTTTTACAAAGAAAACTCAGAGTTGGCTATTCAAGAGCAGCAAGACTAATCGATCAGATGGAAGAAAGAGGAATAATTAGCAAGATGGATTCTACTGGTAAACGCCAGGTTTTGATAACCAAGGAGCAGTTTGACGAGATGCTTATGAATATGGAGTGA
- the rpsP gene encoding 30S ribosomal protein S16 has protein sequence MAVRIRLKRMGAKNNPFYRIVVADSRTPRDGKTIDEIGYYNPLKNPADIKVDVEKAKKWLSCGAQPTDTVKILLKKAGVIE, from the coding sequence GTGGCAGTGAGAATAAGACTTAAGAGAATGGGAGCAAAGAACAATCCTTTTTATAGAATTGTTGTTGCAGATTCACGCACACCGAGAGATGGAAAAACAATTGACGAAATTGGCTATTACAATCCTTTGAAGAATCCTGCTGACATCAAAGTTGATGTTGAAAAGGCAAAAAAATGGTTATCATGCGGTGCTCAACCAACAGATACAGTTAAAATTCTGCTTAAGAAAGCTGGAGTAATTGAATAA
- a CDS encoding YraN family protein, whose translation MNLKQVGRFGEELAVDFLKKQGYVILRTNFRCRFGEIDIIAQEGNTIVFVEVKTRKSLKFGLPSESVNFKKQFHIKRVAEYFITYHLSQDKYLYRFDVVEIFLDGKNDVTKINLIKDAF comes from the coding sequence ATGAATTTAAAACAAGTGGGAAGATTTGGTGAGGAATTGGCGGTTGACTTTTTAAAAAAACAGGGATATGTGATTTTGAGAACCAACTTTCGATGCAGGTTTGGTGAAATTGACATAATAGCACAAGAAGGCAACACAATTGTATTTGTAGAGGTAAAGACAAGGAAGAGCTTGAAATTTGGCTTGCCTTCAGAATCTGTCAACTTTAAAAAACAGTTTCACATAAAAAGAGTGGCTGAGTATTTCATTACATATCATCTTTCGCAAGATAAGTATTTGTACAGATTTGATGTTGTTGAGATATTTTTAGATGGCAAAAATGATGTGACCAAAATAAATCTTATCAAAGATGCATTTTAA
- a CDS encoding KH domain-containing protein, translating into MLKDLVEVIAKSLVDNPDQVKVSEIHGEQSVIIELKVAPEDMGKVIGKQGRIARAIRTVVRAAANKDNKRVIVEILQ; encoded by the coding sequence ATGCTAAAGGATTTAGTTGAAGTCATAGCAAAATCTCTTGTTGACAATCCGGACCAGGTAAAGGTTAGCGAAATCCACGGTGAGCAGTCAGTAATTATTGAGCTTAAAGTTGCTCCTGAAGATATGGGAAAGGTCATTGGTAAGCAGGGAAGAATAGCAAGAGCTATAAGAACAGTTGTCAGAGCTGCAGCAAATAAAGACAACAAAAGAGTTATAGTTGAGATTCTACAATAA
- a CDS encoding EscU/YscU/HrcU family type III secretion system export apparatus switch protein produces the protein MKKKKPKKAVAIKYDLEDIAPKVVAKGKGYVAEKIVEKAKQEDIPVYEDQNVAEKLFNLDLQEYIPEDLYEVVAQILVFIGYLDKINSNGEK, from the coding sequence ATGAAAAAGAAAAAGCCAAAAAAAGCTGTGGCTATAAAGTATGATCTTGAAGACATAGCACCGAAAGTTGTAGCAAAAGGAAAAGGTTATGTTGCAGAAAAGATTGTTGAAAAGGCAAAACAGGAAGACATTCCTGTATATGAAGACCAAAACGTGGCAGAAAAGCTATTTAATTTAGATCTTCAGGAGTATATTCCAGAGGATTTGTACGAAGTTGTTGCGCAGATATTAGTTTTCATTGGGTATCTTGATAAGATTAATAGCAACGGGGAAAAGTAA
- the ylqF gene encoding ribosome biogenesis GTPase YlqF: protein MIVQWYPGHMQKAKREILDLNKYIDLYLILLDARAPLSSRNEQLESLIKDKPKIYVLNKSDLADETKNQEFVKYFQENNQVAVCIDSLKGTNVKNILKIAENLLKDKIEEAKQKGRKKIIRFGVLGIPNVGKSTLINKITNSAKARTGDKPGVTRAKQWIKLNDYFEMLDTPGILVPKLEDDIIAIKLCAIGSIKEELFDKEFVAKKTIGMIKERYSNLLNAKYSIDFSTLSEEEYLIEIGKKRGCILKEGRIDTLKAATIFLDDLKKGKIGRVTLDEVVRR from the coding sequence TTGATTGTTCAGTGGTATCCTGGTCATATGCAAAAGGCAAAAAGAGAAATTTTAGATCTAAACAAGTATATTGATTTGTATCTAATTTTGCTCGATGCAAGAGCGCCTTTGAGTTCCAGAAACGAACAATTAGAAAGTTTGATAAAAGATAAGCCTAAAATCTATGTTCTGAACAAATCAGATTTAGCCGACGAAACAAAAAATCAAGAATTTGTAAAGTATTTTCAGGAAAATAACCAGGTTGCTGTGTGTATTGATTCTTTGAAAGGTACAAACGTAAAGAATATACTGAAAATTGCCGAAAATTTATTAAAAGACAAGATTGAAGAGGCAAAACAAAAAGGAAGAAAAAAAATTATAAGGTTTGGGGTACTTGGCATACCAAATGTTGGAAAGTCGACGCTTATAAACAAGATAACAAACTCAGCCAAGGCAAGAACAGGTGACAAGCCTGGTGTAACAAGGGCAAAACAGTGGATAAAACTCAACGACTATTTTGAGATGCTCGACACCCCCGGAATACTTGTACCAAAGCTTGAAGATGACATCATTGCTATAAAGCTTTGTGCGATAGGCAGTATTAAAGAAGAACTTTTTGACAAAGAGTTTGTTGCAAAGAAAACAATTGGAATGATAAAAGAAAGGTATTCAAATCTTTTGAATGCCAAGTATTCAATCGACTTTTCTACCCTTTCGGAGGAAGAGTACCTAATAGAAATTGGAAAGAAAAGAGGATGTATACTTAAAGAAGGCAGAATTGATACTCTGAAGGCAGCAACTATATTTTTAGATGATTTGAAAAAAGGAAAGATTGGGAGGGTAACACTTGATGAGGTTGTCAGAAGATGA
- a CDS encoding zinc metalloprotease — protein MIKTVHKKCFNQIKVLFSTVLVILSTYLPTFTYPHEIYSYPIRWYTKITEDGKTKLYLKANKDYLEQPFLETYTSSLSNWNNAWSANANYNIHSVSHIKCIDTTYSNANLFFCSASKEWWQQLFNYSYQQYEYVALTENYNIYGTKIDSSTVSSVDRNIGKSIIYLSPYVTSTAYNFIQRRGILMHEMGHAIGLGHPNGTDSRNPYSAQTYGSIMDNYFNEDYPSIHDVYDIEIMYNFNCRY, from the coding sequence ATGATTAAAACTGTTCACAAAAAATGTTTTAATCAAATCAAAGTTCTCTTTTCAACAGTTTTAGTTATATTATCTACTTACTTACCAACTTTTACTTACCCACACGAAATATACTCGTACCCCATTAGATGGTATACTAAAATTACAGAAGATGGCAAAACAAAACTTTATTTAAAAGCTAATAAGGATTATTTAGAACAACCATTCTTAGAAACATATACATCTTCCTTAAGTAACTGGAATAATGCATGGAGTGCTAATGCAAATTATAATATTCACTCAGTTTCTCATATAAAATGTATTGATACAACATATTCAAATGCAAATCTTTTCTTTTGCTCAGCCTCAAAAGAATGGTGGCAACAATTATTTAATTACAGTTACCAGCAATACGAGTATGTAGCTCTCACAGAAAATTACAATATCTATGGAACTAAAATTGACTCTTCTACCGTTTCAAGTGTAGACAGAAATATTGGCAAATCTATTATATACTTAAGTCCCTACGTCACTTCGACTGCCTACAATTTTATTCAACGGAGAGGAATTTTAATGCATGAGATGGGACATGCAATTGGTTTGGGGCACCCAAATGGTACAGATTCCAGAAATCCATATTCAGCTCAAACATACGGAAGTATAATGGACAATTATTTTAATGAGGATTATCCTTCTATTCACGACGTATATGATATAGAGATAATGTATAATTTTAATTGCCGTTATTAA